TACCTAAACGGATTGACTAAAGATATTGATGCGGTTTCAGGACAGCATCATGTAGATGACAATGCAGTCGAAAGTACATTTGATATTAAAAGAATGCGTGTAGGGGTTGAAGCCGCATTAGGTGAACGATTTGACTTGTTTGTTTTGGCGAATCTGGCAGAATTTAAAACAGATCCAAAAAATAAAGTGCTGGAAAATGCTTTTGCGAGATATATTTTTAATAAAAACTTCGGTATTATCGTGGGGCAGTTCAGACCTGCATTTGGAATAGAGGAATTAAATCCTGCCGATATTCTTAAATCATTCGATTATTCAAATCAGTATACAGAATTTGGGAATAACGGCTGGGCCAGTTTTCAAATCGGGGCTTCTGTGTTTGGAGACTTTAAACTGGGCGCAGTTCCGGTAACGTATGCTGTTTCTGCAGTAAATGGAAACGGAAGGGATCAGGTTTCGGATAAAGACAATGGCAAACAATATTCTTCAAGACTGGGATTTGAGTTAAATAAAAAACACAATATTGTTTTTGGACTGAACGGCGGAATTGGAGAAGTTTTTAAAAGCAAGGTTTTTGCTGTAGGTCTTGATCTTGCCGCCGATTTTAAACTGGCTGATAAACTGCTGCTGCAAACTCAAATTGAAGCAAAACAGGGAACGAATCATTATTTGTATTATTCACTTCCGGCTGATGCGAGAACCACAAACCTGAACCAATATCAAATGAGAGGTATTTATTTTCTGCCTAATCTGAGATATGAAATTCGGTATCAAAAATTAACAGCAATAGAGTTTTCGTGCCGTTATGAATATTTTGACAAAAGTTTTAAAATAGATTCAAATGCAAGGCAGACTTTTACGCCAATGACGGGATTAGAATTCGGGAAAGGTTATACAGGCCGTATAGAAATAGGAATGCAGCTCGACAATTACAAGCGTAATATTGCCAATACAACAGCCTACGATAATAACCTGTTTATTATGCAGTTTCAGGGCAGGTTCTTTTAAAAAAAAAATAATAATTTAAAAAAAAAGACATACGTTATTCGTGTGTCTTTTTTTAGTATTGCATTGATTGGTACTATTTTGAATAATTGCAGGAAGTTCTGCCGGGATTAGATTTGGTTTAAGGAACCTTAACCCACATGTCCGGCTCCCGTATTCTTCGGGAGCTCGTAACCAGACTTGTGTTGTTTGTTATATAGTTTATAAACTTTGTGTTTAGATTCTGATTCCCGGAGGAAGCAATTCTTTGTATTTTGGATTTTTTTTGAAAAATGCCGCAATTTTTGGGTGAATAGGAACTACTCTGAAATTTTTCTCGGTGCTTAATTCCATAATATTTTTAAGCAGTATGTCGATTACAGACTGGTTTTCAAAGTTTTCAGGCGTATTTATTTTAGTTAAAAAGATTTTCTTTTCCTGAAAAGAGTATTCTACGCTTAATAATCCTTCAGGGACTGTGGCTTCAAATTGTCTTGCAAAAGTATTGTCTTTGATTTCCATAGTTAAAGTAGGTTCCATATTTGTCATGTTTTTGGGGTGGATAAAAAATATTAGAAAAAGAACGTGGGAAAATGTATCAAATAAAAAATGATTTGATATGCCGTATAAATACTGTGTATTATGAGTGCAAAGTTAATCATTTGATTTTCAATATCGAATGTTTTTGGGAAGTTTAAGGCGAAAGTAAGGTAATACGTCGTTTTTGTAATTTAATTTGTTTTAATATAGAATTGTGGTGTAAGATTTGCTGTGCATATTATTTAAACAATTATCTTTAGCATAAAAAATAACTAATACGTAATCCCTTTTTTTCTGGCAAATGAGTAAAATTCCCGTATACTTTATGCCTGGTCTTGCTGCAAGTCCGGCTATATTTGAAAGAATCAAATTAGATGAATCTGTTTTTGAGACATTTCTCCTGGAATGGGAAATTCCAAACCCAAAAGAATCATTATCGGATTATGCACTCCGGATTTCAAAAAAAATTAAACATGAAAATCCTGTTTTAATCGGGGTTTCTTTTGGCGGCATTCTGGTTCAGGAAATTTCAAAACATGTCAAAGCCAGAAAAGTAATTATTATTTCGAGCGTAAGGAGTAATGTTGAATTTCCAAGAAGAATGAAAATAGGCAAGACTACAAAAGCCTATAAACTTATCCCGATGAAACTTATCCTTAATATTGAGAATCTGGCTAAATATTCGTTTGGAGAAAAAGTAAACAAACGAATAAAATTATACGAGAAATTTTTAGCG
This portion of the Flavobacterium gelatinilyticum genome encodes:
- a CDS encoding porin produces the protein MSVFSGSKVWLFVLLFPFLSIGQAVEPNSQIKYPQFKFQGLFQARYLNGLTKDIDAVSGQHHVDDNAVESTFDIKRMRVGVEAALGERFDLFVLANLAEFKTDPKNKVLENAFARYIFNKNFGIIVGQFRPAFGIEELNPADILKSFDYSNQYTEFGNNGWASFQIGASVFGDFKLGAVPVTYAVSAVNGNGRDQVSDKDNGKQYSSRLGFELNKKHNIVFGLNGGIGEVFKSKVFAVGLDLAADFKLADKLLLQTQIEAKQGTNHYLYYSLPADARTTNLNQYQMRGIYFLPNLRYEIRYQKLTAIEFSCRYEYFDKSFKIDSNARQTFTPMTGLEFGKGYTGRIEIGMQLDNYKRNIANTTAYDNNLFIMQFQGRFF
- a CDS encoding GNAT family N-acetyltransferase, whose translation is MTNMEPTLTMEIKDNTFARQFEATVPEGLLSVEYSFQEKKIFLTKINTPENFENQSVIDILLKNIMELSTEKNFRVVPIHPKIAAFFKKNPKYKELLPPGIRI
- a CDS encoding alpha/beta hydrolase; amino-acid sequence: MSKIPVYFMPGLAASPAIFERIKLDESVFETFLLEWEIPNPKESLSDYALRISKKIKHENPVLIGVSFGGILVQEISKHVKARKVIIISSVRSNVEFPRRMKIGKTTKAYKLIPMKLILNIENLAKYSFGEKVNKRIKLYEKFLAVRDINYLQWAVESVILWDRNQIDENVVHIHGDQDDVFPIKYINKCIVVKGGTHIMILNKYKWLNENLPSIILE